In Drosophila pseudoobscura strain MV-25-SWS-2005 chromosome 4, UCI_Dpse_MV25, whole genome shotgun sequence, the following proteins share a genomic window:
- the LOC4817536 gene encoding apoptosis-resistant E3 ubiquitin protein ligase 1 isoform X3 — protein sequence MWKRSLKVIVALVLSLMFTVSLVKIVLLIWTSYPAWLQRYTDAERPLPTVEEWLDSEQLSAYKKLFRDKGISSLSSCGDPERLPELPPLDEQRLQRAALHLQQKLILREWLRDHHMRHHYQRLLGVEVASLEDVYWLEDSRASSILGKDWHLWSSARQNLPTSKSQLDALKAQLWSTVVKSSQHQDAWTWGGMLVVSVSVAGLVTLAAMTQPSLAPEARHSLLQYVTGKYLLPANCKVQWDWKDPAQVGGTMCFVVRFFQRNGQPYPICDTDQFFVEVTEGTRKVVTISELGSSTDPNNANIAKVKFTVRTAGQYKISVLIGASHIAGSPFMRNFLPGSIDARRSRFIRPASTVICCAGSPTLMHIEPRDEFGNACLFDQSQSDEALQGYQVAVYDLHGVAVEKLHHAIAFNYDRVNSRVSVTALFPEPTCLRAVISYKDQQLPNGDFDIIVLSSSDTTLVHKNIASRKHNICYEAKLLSIFGSSKSKPRKVLCYVGPKQNSLIFQVTIKEMILKFIPKRIATFRLCPSTKFHFLPQLVSQLHGPVFIIDDGAQPRIELASKDRNIIAATFTHFLLKNIGGSETFKDKQDFFYHEVRKFHASYYHEKMALKVQREKILESSMKATKGFSVSDWCGNFEVTFQGEQGIDWGGLRREWFELVCSSLFDARGGLFCTFHDKHQALVHPNPTRAAHLKLKHFEFAGKMVGKCLFESALGGSYRQLVRARFSRSFLAQLIGLRVHYKYFEQDDPDLYLSKIKYILDTDLDATDTLELYFVEELYDASNGQLSKTIELIPNGAKTRVTNASKNQYLDSLAQQRLCNSVKDEVDSFLKGLNSIIPDNLLSIFDENELELLMCGTGEYSISDFKSHHIANGNSAEFRRVLAWFWAGVSNFSQTEMARLLQFTTGCSQLPPGGFQELNPQFQITAAPTFGNLPTAHTCFNQLCLPDYESYEQFEKSLLLAISEGSEGFGMV from the exons GGATCTCCTCGTTGTCGAGCTGCGGGGATCCTGAACGTTTGCCGGAACTGCCGCCGTTGGACGAGCAGCGACTGCAGCGAGCGGCTTTGCATTTGCAGCAGAAGCTGATCCTGCGCGAATGGCTGAGGGACCATCACATGCGGCATCATTACCAACGTCTGCTGGGGGTTGAGGTGGCCTCCCTGGAGGACGTCTACTGGCTGGAGGACTCGCGGGCCAGCAGCATTTTGGGCAAGGACTGGCACCTCTGGTCTTCGGCACGACAGAATCTGCCCACATCGAAGTCCCAGCTGGACGCACTCAAAGCCCAACTCTGGTCGACGGTGGTCAAGTCGAGCCAGCACCAGGACGCCTGGACATGGGGTGGTATGCTGgtggtctccgtctccgttgCCGGCTTGGTTACCCTAGCAGCCATGACCCAGCCCTCGCTGGCCCCCGAGGCCAGGCACTCGCTGCTGCAGTATGTGACCGGAAAGTATCTTCTGCCCGCCAACTGCAAGGTGCAGTGGGACTGGAAGGATCCGGCGCAAGTGGGCGGCACCATGTGCTTTGTGGTGCGCTTCTTTCAGCGGAATGGTCAGCCCTATCCCATCTGTGATACGGACCAGTTCTTCGTGGAGGTCACCGAGGGCACCCGCAAGGTGGTCACCATCAGCGAGCTGGGCTCCTCCACCGATCCCAACAATGCCAATATCGCCAAGGTCAAGTTTACCGTCCGCACTGCCGGCCAGTACAAGATCTCTGTGCTCATCGGGGCCAGCCACATCGCCGGCTCCCCCTTCATGCGCAACTTCCTGCCGGGGTCCATCGATGCCCGCAGGTCGCGCTTCATCCGCCCAGCCAGCACCGTCATTTGCTGTGCAGGCTCTCCCACCCTGATGCACATCGAGCCAAGGGACGAGTTCGGAAATGCCTGTCTGTTCGATCAGTCGCAGTCGGATGAGGCATTGCAG GGCTATCAGGTGGCTGTGTATGATCTTCATGGCGTGGCCGTGGAGAAGCTACACCATGCCATTGCCTTTAACTACGACAGAGTCAACTCCAGGGTCTCGGTGACCGCTCTCTTTCCAGAGCCCACATGCCTAAGGGCCGTGATCAGCTACAAGGATCAGCAGCTGCCGAATGGAGACTTTGACATCATTGTCTTGAGCA GCAGCGACACCACGCTGGTTCACAAGAACATTGCCTCGCGGAAGCACAACATCTGCTATGAGGCCAAGCTCCTGAGCATTTTTGGCTCCTCGAAGAGCAAGCCCCGGAAGGTACTCTGCTATGTGGGACCCAAGCAG AACTCGTTGATCTTTCAGGTGACCATCAAGGAGATGATCCTCAAGTTCATACCCAAAAGGATCGCCACATTTCGGCTGTGTCCGTCGACCAAGTTCCACTTTCTGCCGCAGTTGGTGTCGCAGTTGCACGGGCCCGTCTTCATCATCGACGATGGGGCACAACCGAGGATCGAATTGGCCTCGAAAGATCGCAATATCATAGCGGCCACCTTTACACACTTTTTGCTGAAGAACATTGGCGGTTCGGAGACGTTCAAGGATAAGCAGGACTTTTTCTACCACGAGGTGCGCAAGTTCCATGCCAGCTACTACCACGAGAAGATGGCCCTCAAGGTGCAGCGCGAGAAGATACTCGAGAGCAGCATGAAGGCCACCAAGGGCTTCTCCGTGTCCGATTGGTGTGGCAACTTTGAGGTGACATTCCAGGGCGAGCAGGGCATCGATTGGGGTGGACTACGTCGCGAGTGGTTTGAGCTCGTCTGCAGTTCCCTGTTCGATGCCCGCGGCGGCCTCTTCTGCACATTCCATGACAAGCATCAGGCTCTGGTTCATCCGAATCCCACACGGGCAGCTCATCTGAAGCTGAAGCACTTTGAGTTTGCCGGCAAAATGGTGGGCAAGTGCCTGTTCGAGAGTGCCCTCGGTGGCAGCTATCGACAGTTGGTGCGAGCACGCTTCAGTCGTTCATTTCTGGCTCAGCTAATAGGACTGAGAGTACACTATAAG TACTTTGAACAAGATGATCCGGATCTGTATCTCTCTAAAATCAAATACATCTTGGACACTGATCTCGATGCCACAGACACTTTGGAGCTGTACTTCGTGGAAGAGCTGTACGATGCCAGCAATGGACAGCTGAGCAAGACCATTGAGCTCATTCCGAATGGGGCCAAGACCCGTGTGACCAATGCCAGCAAGAACCAGTATCTAGACTCGTTGGCACAGCAGCGACTGTGTAACAGTGTCAAGGATGAGGTGGACAGCTTTCTGAAGGGCCTAAACTCCATTATTCCCGATAATCTTTTGAGCATTTTCGACGAGAATGAACTGGAG CTCCTGATGTGCGGCACTGGGGAGTACTCCATCAGCGATTTCAAGTCCCATCACATTGCCAATGGCAACTCGGCCGAATTTCGGCGTGTTCTGGCCTGGTTCTGGGCCGGAGTGAGCAACTTCAGCCAGACCGAGATGGCCCGCTTGCTGCAGTTCACCACGGGCTGTTCGCAGCTGCCGCCCGGAGGGTTCCAGGAGCTGAATCCCCAGTTCCAGATCACGGCTGCCCCCACATTTGGCAATCTGCCCACGGCGCACACTTG CTTCAATCAGCTGTGCCTGCCGGACTACGAGAGCTACGAGCAGTTCGAGAAGTCTCTGCTTTTGGCCATCAGCGAGGGCAGCGAGGGCTTCGGCATGGTCTAA
- the LOC4817536 gene encoding apoptosis-resistant E3 ubiquitin protein ligase 1 isoform X2, with translation MWKRSLKVIVALVLSLMFTVSLVKIVLLIWTSYPAWLQRYTDAERPLPTVEEWLDSEQLSAYKKLFRDKGISSLSSCGDPERLPELPPLDEQRLQRAALHLQQKLILREWLRDHHMRHHYQRLLGVEVASLEDVYWLEDSRASSILGKDWHLWSSARQNLPTSKSQLDALKAQLWSTVVKSSQHQDAWTWGGMLVVSVSVAGLVTLAAMTQPSLAPEARHSLLQYVTGKYLLPANCKVQWDWKDPAQVGGTMCFVVRFFQRNGQPYPICDTDQFFVEVTEGTRKVVTISELGSSTDPNNANIAKVKFTVRTAGQYKISVLIGASHIAGSPFMRNFLPGSIDARRSRFIRPASTVICCAGSPTLMHIEPRDEFGNACLFDQSQSDEALQGYQVAVYDLHGVAVEKLHHAIAFNYDRVNSRVSVTALFPEPTCLRAVISYKDQQLPNGDFDIIVLSSSDTTLVHKNIASRKHNICYEAKLLSIFGSSKSKPRKVLCYVGPKQAQNSLIFQVTIKEMILKFIPKRIATFRLCPSTKFHFLPQLVSQLHGPVFIIDDGAQPRIELASKDRNIIAATFTHFLLKNIGGSETFKDKQDFFYHEVRKFHASYYHEKMALKVQREKILESSMKATKGFSVSDWCGNFEVTFQGEQGIDWGGLRREWFELVCSSLFDARGGLFCTFHDKHQALVHPNPTRAAHLKLKHFEFAGKMVGKCLFESALGGSYRQLVRARFSRSFLAQLIGLRVHYKYFEQDDPDLYLSKIKYILDTDLDATDTLELYFVEELYDASNGQLSKTIELIPNGAKTRVTNASKNQYLDSLAQQRLCNSVKDEVDSFLKGLNSIIPDNLLSIFDENELELLMCGTGEYSISDFKSHHIANGNSAEFRRVLAWFWAGVSNFSQTEMARLLQFTTGCSQLPPGGFQELNPQFQITAAPTFGNLPTAHTCFNQLCLPDYESYEQFEKSLLLAISEGSEGFGMV, from the exons GGATCTCCTCGTTGTCGAGCTGCGGGGATCCTGAACGTTTGCCGGAACTGCCGCCGTTGGACGAGCAGCGACTGCAGCGAGCGGCTTTGCATTTGCAGCAGAAGCTGATCCTGCGCGAATGGCTGAGGGACCATCACATGCGGCATCATTACCAACGTCTGCTGGGGGTTGAGGTGGCCTCCCTGGAGGACGTCTACTGGCTGGAGGACTCGCGGGCCAGCAGCATTTTGGGCAAGGACTGGCACCTCTGGTCTTCGGCACGACAGAATCTGCCCACATCGAAGTCCCAGCTGGACGCACTCAAAGCCCAACTCTGGTCGACGGTGGTCAAGTCGAGCCAGCACCAGGACGCCTGGACATGGGGTGGTATGCTGgtggtctccgtctccgttgCCGGCTTGGTTACCCTAGCAGCCATGACCCAGCCCTCGCTGGCCCCCGAGGCCAGGCACTCGCTGCTGCAGTATGTGACCGGAAAGTATCTTCTGCCCGCCAACTGCAAGGTGCAGTGGGACTGGAAGGATCCGGCGCAAGTGGGCGGCACCATGTGCTTTGTGGTGCGCTTCTTTCAGCGGAATGGTCAGCCCTATCCCATCTGTGATACGGACCAGTTCTTCGTGGAGGTCACCGAGGGCACCCGCAAGGTGGTCACCATCAGCGAGCTGGGCTCCTCCACCGATCCCAACAATGCCAATATCGCCAAGGTCAAGTTTACCGTCCGCACTGCCGGCCAGTACAAGATCTCTGTGCTCATCGGGGCCAGCCACATCGCCGGCTCCCCCTTCATGCGCAACTTCCTGCCGGGGTCCATCGATGCCCGCAGGTCGCGCTTCATCCGCCCAGCCAGCACCGTCATTTGCTGTGCAGGCTCTCCCACCCTGATGCACATCGAGCCAAGGGACGAGTTCGGAAATGCCTGTCTGTTCGATCAGTCGCAGTCGGATGAGGCATTGCAG GGCTATCAGGTGGCTGTGTATGATCTTCATGGCGTGGCCGTGGAGAAGCTACACCATGCCATTGCCTTTAACTACGACAGAGTCAACTCCAGGGTCTCGGTGACCGCTCTCTTTCCAGAGCCCACATGCCTAAGGGCCGTGATCAGCTACAAGGATCAGCAGCTGCCGAATGGAGACTTTGACATCATTGTCTTGAGCA GCAGCGACACCACGCTGGTTCACAAGAACATTGCCTCGCGGAAGCACAACATCTGCTATGAGGCCAAGCTCCTGAGCATTTTTGGCTCCTCGAAGAGCAAGCCCCGGAAGGTACTCTGCTATGTGGGACCCAAGCAG GCTCAGAACTCGTTGATCTTTCAGGTGACCATCAAGGAGATGATCCTCAAGTTCATACCCAAAAGGATCGCCACATTTCGGCTGTGTCCGTCGACCAAGTTCCACTTTCTGCCGCAGTTGGTGTCGCAGTTGCACGGGCCCGTCTTCATCATCGACGATGGGGCACAACCGAGGATCGAATTGGCCTCGAAAGATCGCAATATCATAGCGGCCACCTTTACACACTTTTTGCTGAAGAACATTGGCGGTTCGGAGACGTTCAAGGATAAGCAGGACTTTTTCTACCACGAGGTGCGCAAGTTCCATGCCAGCTACTACCACGAGAAGATGGCCCTCAAGGTGCAGCGCGAGAAGATACTCGAGAGCAGCATGAAGGCCACCAAGGGCTTCTCCGTGTCCGATTGGTGTGGCAACTTTGAGGTGACATTCCAGGGCGAGCAGGGCATCGATTGGGGTGGACTACGTCGCGAGTGGTTTGAGCTCGTCTGCAGTTCCCTGTTCGATGCCCGCGGCGGCCTCTTCTGCACATTCCATGACAAGCATCAGGCTCTGGTTCATCCGAATCCCACACGGGCAGCTCATCTGAAGCTGAAGCACTTTGAGTTTGCCGGCAAAATGGTGGGCAAGTGCCTGTTCGAGAGTGCCCTCGGTGGCAGCTATCGACAGTTGGTGCGAGCACGCTTCAGTCGTTCATTTCTGGCTCAGCTAATAGGACTGAGAGTACACTATAAG TACTTTGAACAAGATGATCCGGATCTGTATCTCTCTAAAATCAAATACATCTTGGACACTGATCTCGATGCCACAGACACTTTGGAGCTGTACTTCGTGGAAGAGCTGTACGATGCCAGCAATGGACAGCTGAGCAAGACCATTGAGCTCATTCCGAATGGGGCCAAGACCCGTGTGACCAATGCCAGCAAGAACCAGTATCTAGACTCGTTGGCACAGCAGCGACTGTGTAACAGTGTCAAGGATGAGGTGGACAGCTTTCTGAAGGGCCTAAACTCCATTATTCCCGATAATCTTTTGAGCATTTTCGACGAGAATGAACTGGAG CTCCTGATGTGCGGCACTGGGGAGTACTCCATCAGCGATTTCAAGTCCCATCACATTGCCAATGGCAACTCGGCCGAATTTCGGCGTGTTCTGGCCTGGTTCTGGGCCGGAGTGAGCAACTTCAGCCAGACCGAGATGGCCCGCTTGCTGCAGTTCACCACGGGCTGTTCGCAGCTGCCGCCCGGAGGGTTCCAGGAGCTGAATCCCCAGTTCCAGATCACGGCTGCCCCCACATTTGGCAATCTGCCCACGGCGCACACTTG CTTCAATCAGCTGTGCCTGCCGGACTACGAGAGCTACGAGCAGTTCGAGAAGTCTCTGCTTTTGGCCATCAGCGAGGGCAGCGAGGGCTTCGGCATGGTCTAA
- the LOC4817536 gene encoding apoptosis-resistant E3 ubiquitin protein ligase 1 isoform X4 — MWKRSLKVIVALVLSLMFTVSLVKIVLLIWTSYPAWLQRYTDAERPLPTVEEWLDSEQLSAYKKLFRDKGISSLSSCGDPERLPELPPLDEQRLQRAALHLQQKLILREWLRDHHMRHHYQRLLGVEVASLEDVYWLEDSRASSILGKDWHLWSSARQNLPTSKSQLDALKAQLWSTVVKSSQHQDAWTWGGMLVVSVSVAGLVTLAAMTQPSLAPEARHSLLQYVTGKYLLPANCKVQWDWKDPAQVGGTMCFVVRFFQRNGQPYPICDTDQFFVEVTEGTRKVVTISELGSSTDPNNANIAKVKFTVRTAGQYKISVLIGASHIAGSPFMRNFLPGSIDARRSRFIRPASTVICCAGSPTLMHIEPRDEFGNACLFDQSQSDEALQGYQVAVYDLHGVAVEKLHHAIAFNYDRVNSRVSVTALFPEPTCLRAVISYKDQQLPNGDFDIIVLSSSDTTLVHKNIASRKHNICYEAKLLSIFGSSKSKPRKVLCYVGPKQVTIKEMILKFIPKRIATFRLCPSTKFHFLPQLVSQLHGPVFIIDDGAQPRIELASKDRNIIAATFTHFLLKNIGGSETFKDKQDFFYHEVRKFHASYYHEKMALKVQREKILESSMKATKGFSVSDWCGNFEVTFQGEQGIDWGGLRREWFELVCSSLFDARGGLFCTFHDKHQALVHPNPTRAAHLKLKHFEFAGKMVGKCLFESALGGSYRQLVRARFSRSFLAQLIGLRVHYKYFEQDDPDLYLSKIKYILDTDLDATDTLELYFVEELYDASNGQLSKTIELIPNGAKTRVTNASKNQYLDSLAQQRLCNSVKDEVDSFLKGLNSIIPDNLLSIFDENELELLMCGTGEYSISDFKSHHIANGNSAEFRRVLAWFWAGVSNFSQTEMARLLQFTTGCSQLPPGGFQELNPQFQITAAPTFGNLPTAHTCFNQLCLPDYESYEQFEKSLLLAISEGSEGFGMV; from the exons GGATCTCCTCGTTGTCGAGCTGCGGGGATCCTGAACGTTTGCCGGAACTGCCGCCGTTGGACGAGCAGCGACTGCAGCGAGCGGCTTTGCATTTGCAGCAGAAGCTGATCCTGCGCGAATGGCTGAGGGACCATCACATGCGGCATCATTACCAACGTCTGCTGGGGGTTGAGGTGGCCTCCCTGGAGGACGTCTACTGGCTGGAGGACTCGCGGGCCAGCAGCATTTTGGGCAAGGACTGGCACCTCTGGTCTTCGGCACGACAGAATCTGCCCACATCGAAGTCCCAGCTGGACGCACTCAAAGCCCAACTCTGGTCGACGGTGGTCAAGTCGAGCCAGCACCAGGACGCCTGGACATGGGGTGGTATGCTGgtggtctccgtctccgttgCCGGCTTGGTTACCCTAGCAGCCATGACCCAGCCCTCGCTGGCCCCCGAGGCCAGGCACTCGCTGCTGCAGTATGTGACCGGAAAGTATCTTCTGCCCGCCAACTGCAAGGTGCAGTGGGACTGGAAGGATCCGGCGCAAGTGGGCGGCACCATGTGCTTTGTGGTGCGCTTCTTTCAGCGGAATGGTCAGCCCTATCCCATCTGTGATACGGACCAGTTCTTCGTGGAGGTCACCGAGGGCACCCGCAAGGTGGTCACCATCAGCGAGCTGGGCTCCTCCACCGATCCCAACAATGCCAATATCGCCAAGGTCAAGTTTACCGTCCGCACTGCCGGCCAGTACAAGATCTCTGTGCTCATCGGGGCCAGCCACATCGCCGGCTCCCCCTTCATGCGCAACTTCCTGCCGGGGTCCATCGATGCCCGCAGGTCGCGCTTCATCCGCCCAGCCAGCACCGTCATTTGCTGTGCAGGCTCTCCCACCCTGATGCACATCGAGCCAAGGGACGAGTTCGGAAATGCCTGTCTGTTCGATCAGTCGCAGTCGGATGAGGCATTGCAG GGCTATCAGGTGGCTGTGTATGATCTTCATGGCGTGGCCGTGGAGAAGCTACACCATGCCATTGCCTTTAACTACGACAGAGTCAACTCCAGGGTCTCGGTGACCGCTCTCTTTCCAGAGCCCACATGCCTAAGGGCCGTGATCAGCTACAAGGATCAGCAGCTGCCGAATGGAGACTTTGACATCATTGTCTTGAGCA GCAGCGACACCACGCTGGTTCACAAGAACATTGCCTCGCGGAAGCACAACATCTGCTATGAGGCCAAGCTCCTGAGCATTTTTGGCTCCTCGAAGAGCAAGCCCCGGAAGGTACTCTGCTATGTGGGACCCAAGCAG GTGACCATCAAGGAGATGATCCTCAAGTTCATACCCAAAAGGATCGCCACATTTCGGCTGTGTCCGTCGACCAAGTTCCACTTTCTGCCGCAGTTGGTGTCGCAGTTGCACGGGCCCGTCTTCATCATCGACGATGGGGCACAACCGAGGATCGAATTGGCCTCGAAAGATCGCAATATCATAGCGGCCACCTTTACACACTTTTTGCTGAAGAACATTGGCGGTTCGGAGACGTTCAAGGATAAGCAGGACTTTTTCTACCACGAGGTGCGCAAGTTCCATGCCAGCTACTACCACGAGAAGATGGCCCTCAAGGTGCAGCGCGAGAAGATACTCGAGAGCAGCATGAAGGCCACCAAGGGCTTCTCCGTGTCCGATTGGTGTGGCAACTTTGAGGTGACATTCCAGGGCGAGCAGGGCATCGATTGGGGTGGACTACGTCGCGAGTGGTTTGAGCTCGTCTGCAGTTCCCTGTTCGATGCCCGCGGCGGCCTCTTCTGCACATTCCATGACAAGCATCAGGCTCTGGTTCATCCGAATCCCACACGGGCAGCTCATCTGAAGCTGAAGCACTTTGAGTTTGCCGGCAAAATGGTGGGCAAGTGCCTGTTCGAGAGTGCCCTCGGTGGCAGCTATCGACAGTTGGTGCGAGCACGCTTCAGTCGTTCATTTCTGGCTCAGCTAATAGGACTGAGAGTACACTATAAG TACTTTGAACAAGATGATCCGGATCTGTATCTCTCTAAAATCAAATACATCTTGGACACTGATCTCGATGCCACAGACACTTTGGAGCTGTACTTCGTGGAAGAGCTGTACGATGCCAGCAATGGACAGCTGAGCAAGACCATTGAGCTCATTCCGAATGGGGCCAAGACCCGTGTGACCAATGCCAGCAAGAACCAGTATCTAGACTCGTTGGCACAGCAGCGACTGTGTAACAGTGTCAAGGATGAGGTGGACAGCTTTCTGAAGGGCCTAAACTCCATTATTCCCGATAATCTTTTGAGCATTTTCGACGAGAATGAACTGGAG CTCCTGATGTGCGGCACTGGGGAGTACTCCATCAGCGATTTCAAGTCCCATCACATTGCCAATGGCAACTCGGCCGAATTTCGGCGTGTTCTGGCCTGGTTCTGGGCCGGAGTGAGCAACTTCAGCCAGACCGAGATGGCCCGCTTGCTGCAGTTCACCACGGGCTGTTCGCAGCTGCCGCCCGGAGGGTTCCAGGAGCTGAATCCCCAGTTCCAGATCACGGCTGCCCCCACATTTGGCAATCTGCCCACGGCGCACACTTG CTTCAATCAGCTGTGCCTGCCGGACTACGAGAGCTACGAGCAGTTCGAGAAGTCTCTGCTTTTGGCCATCAGCGAGGGCAGCGAGGGCTTCGGCATGGTCTAA